The genome window TTCACTTTTTCATTTCATATGTGTATTCTTGTTAGTGAAACTAATCTGGAATCTATCTCTTTGCAGGACAATTGCGGTGCACTTCACTGACCCCTTCTCTGTAAGTACACGAGTTACGGACAAAAGCACTGATGGTAAACTGCTTTTGCAGGTAATCTTTCATGTCTCCTTTGTTTCGCGgagttttgggggggggggggggtgtttcaGTTTCAGGCTAGAGTAGTCATTCTTTCTGTCAAACGGTGTTTCTTTATAATTATTTTGGACGCCTGAATTATGTAATAGAAATAGAGAATAAAAATAATGGGCTTCAAGAGAAGAAAAGACGTAGAGGATGCAAGAAGCCCTCTGAGTTTGCATCCTTTGTGTTAGGAGGAATATTTCCAGTTTTTATAGTCAGTTTTCCCTTGGGTTACACTACCTGGAAATGCAGGTGCTTGTCTCTGTTGTCTGCAGTTGTGTTTTACGGAATTGTCATTTCAGATTCAGGAAATTGCATGACCTGCATGAATGCCAACTTACTCATGGTTGTTATTTTTTCCTGCTTTTGTCTAGGTGATACTGCAATCACAAGTACAAGCTACATTGACCATCTACGACTCTTGGCTTGATCTTCAAGAAGGCTTTGCTCACACTGGAAATGGTGATAAAAGGCCAATCTCCGGCTTCTTCCCCCTAGTGATCTCTCCCAAATCTAGAGCTGGAATTCTCTTCAGTATATGCCTGGGGACTGCACCAGTAGAAGGCATGCTCTGTTATTTTTTCACTTTCACAGTCATTATTGTTTGTCCTTTATGTATGGAGGGTCTGAGGCTGATACTAAAGCACCTAATTATGGCATATCATCCACTAAGCACCTAATTATGGCATATCATCCACTAAGCACCTAATTATGGCATATCATCCACTACAGTTTCTGCAATACTGGGGAAATCTTGGACGGCATTTTTCCCTGCAAGCTTCTGATTAGCCATAGACCAAAAgcagaaaagaagataaaatatcTACTGGAGTCTACTAGGGATTATTCCTTTATGGACAGTTGATAGGGGTTAATTTGAATTGTGTGAAGGAGGAAAGTGCATGCAagtttttttccaatttttgaaACACATATGAACCATTTTAAGAAGCATCTAATGATCCTTTATGATCTTAGTTTTCACTCTtcaccttttctttttttttggtttgtTTAGAAGGAGCTGAGATCCTGTATCCTGAGAGCATTTTAAATATTAGATTTGGTATTTTGGGAAATAGAGCTGCTGGCGCGCATGACCTCAATGCTGAGGAACCTATAGGACCTGATGGATCGACTCAGAGTCTGATTTTCAAGAGCTCCCTTCTTTTACAGAGACCCGTGCTTGACCCTTGCTTTGCAGTCGGTTTTCTGCCTCTTTCTTCAACTGGTCTTCAGGTTGGACAGCTTGTTAGCATGAGATGGAGAGTTGAAAGGTTAAAGAGTCTGGAGAAATGTGCAGCTTCTGAAAACAATGTAAGTATTTCACCTGATAATCTGCTATCCTCTTTGGGGAGATTGGCAATTTCAATGTTAATCCTGCCTGTCCATACAAATTGCTCAACCTTTCAGTAATGTTAAGCTGTTTTACTGTTGTAATTTTTCCTTTCTCCTTTTAATCAATCATTTGGGTGATTTACTGGATAACTCTGTTGTGTTTTCCTGACATCTACTTTGAATTTACGAGAAAGCTTATTCTTTTTCTACCAAATTTTTGAAATAATAGAAAGTGATGTAAAATTCAAAATGGAGCCCTGGCTGCTGATGCACATGTATATCTTTTTAATCTAGTTAGTCTTGTAAATTTCTTGCATCTTGTAAAAATTAACTTGTAATTCTGTAAATATCATAATGGAAACATTCAAGAAGCTTCCTCTAGATGACAAGTGCATGTTTTTTATATGCTCATGCAAGGATGATGTCCTATACGAGGTCCACACAAATTCAGATCACTGGATGATTGCTGGGAGGAAAAGGGGACATGTCTGTCTGTCCACAAAACAAGGTTTCTTCAAGATGTTAATTTTTTTCTTATGATTTTTGACTTTCAACTTGTATCTCAAGTGCTTCTGTACTCTGGTGTACTCATGCTTGTTTTGTACTCTGACAGGATCGAGAATAACTATTTCAATATTATGCTTGCCACTGGTTGCTGGATATGTTCGTCCTCCTCAGTTGGGCTTGCCAAATGTTGACAAGGCAAATATTTGTTGCAATCCTCCTAGTCCACATTTGGTGTGCGTCTTCCCTCCAGCTTTGAGTTCTTCTTTCTGCATACCGGCCTGAAGACTTTGGTCATCATTCTGACCTTTACAATTGGATTGATCGTCCTTTCTCATTTAAAAAGACATGAGCATCAAGTGGACGATTTAACTGGAAAACTTCAAGTCTGCCAGTGTTTGTACAATATGTATTCTTTTTCCAAGTTGCAACAATAGAGAATGTGAGCTTTTGCACGTTAAAGGTGTAGACTTACTGCTGTATCATATACTCATGTACAGAGAACATTTTTGCTTGTACAATAGAGGAGATGCTGAGAGATGATTTCCTTGTACACGGAACAGTTGTCAGGAGAAGGATGAAATTAATAGGTAAAGAGATTGGTTTTCTACAATACAATGTGCATGCTCTGACAAACTGCTCTTGTTCTTATGAAAATGTTCGATGTGATATAGTAATATGCGTTGTATGCCTTGCACTTTTGGTTGCTGTTGGAAATGGACGTTGACCAGACGTCATTGGAGCTCGTATGGATTATATACATTGCATTTAAGTTATATGCATTAACAGTGATAATGTTATTTGACCTGTTATAAAGATAAAGATTATCAACCAATGCTAAGTCTCTTAAATAAAGTTACCTGCAATTACCTTTTGATCTGACCATTAGTGCACATAACTCAGACTCAAACATATATCATTTATTAAGGCGATCCAGTTAAATGTAATTAGCAGTGATATCATTTCTCCATGGGTATGCGAGGCTTTGTATGGGGTGCATGTGAATTAATGTACTGCAATCTTGTTAACATATTGAGTAATCAATACAATCAGTTTACTTCTATTGCTCATTTCTTATTTCCGGTGATTCACTTAGCTGCCGTTTTCAAGGTGTTCTGTCATCGAACTTTTTGGTTGAGCTATATCATCTTTCAGTCTTCGTCATGTGTGTACACTCCTCTCTTTCCTTTATTTTGACACTTATCGCTTATGGAAGATAAATTAAAGTTATTAAACTAATTTCACAACTAAATCATTCGATATTAATTTtaagttgaagtttcaaaagTCAGAAGCAATGCGAGAAAGTGATGGAATAGACTTTGAGGTCCTAGCTAAGGCAAGTTAAGTTTCAATATGAAGAAATGATAAGTGAAACACTTATAGAGGGAGTAGATTGCGAACATCTCAGTAATACTACCATTGTTTGTGTTTATAGAATGAAGTTTAAACATATGAGGTAACGAACTAAAAACTACTTTTAGGAGTCATCATTGAGCACAATGTATTTTCTGATCGTTTCTCCCGAATCTGAAGATGACTTCCATTAGCGTTCTAACATTACTTTATCAATTGACGTCTAGTTGGTTTTCTATAGGTAGGAGTTCATAAGAAACTACAAGAGTTGACTATTATTATACTGAAGCATATATGTTCAAGAATTACTTATGAGTAGTTGACTATTAGGTTATCAACTGAGTGCCACGGAATGTCAAATATCATGAACGAGCTATCCTTTTTTTACTTTTGTTATCAGTAATAAAGAACTACATATACCAGAAAGGAGGAATGGAGTAGCAGGAAATAGAGGATAACGGAATGAGGCTTCAAAAAGGTAAAAAGAAGCAAAACGGAAAGGTCCCACCGAGATTTGAACTCGGGTTACTGGATTCAGAGTCCAATGTCCTGACCACTAGACCATGGGACCTTGCTGATCTTTCCCTTAAATAAAACTAATTTCACAGGTAATTTATTACCAAGAAGTTATAAAATATCTTAAATCGATGATATCGTAATAGTTCATTATTTTCTTCTTGAAGGAAACAAGGGAAAGATAAAAAGGAGGGAGGTTTATCAATTCAACATTACCCTTTGGATTAGGGCCTATTTTGAGGACCCGAATATTCCGGTAGGTTGTAATGTAAAACACAAAATCAGGAGAGAAGGAATGTAGTTGTTTGGTCTCTATCAACTCTTTGTGGCCTCTAACACTCTAATTTCCACGTGTTAAAGTTATTGATGAGCCTATATTGATAGTTGAAACGTCgtgatacatacatacatacatatacatatatatatatatgtaataacTTTTTTTGTTATGGGATTCCAGAAAAGCCCACGCTCCTACTGCGTTACTAATCACATAAGAATATGAGGATGATAAAGGTTATTTTGGAGTTATGCCTATTCAATTGCAAGATTAGAGTGTTTAAACTTTTGGATTTAAAAAATGACATTTGAATCCCTCCTATTTTTTTCCTTCCTTTTGTTGTATTTATTGTAATGAATCCCTAAATGGAATTTTTACATtcctatatactatttgaaactttattaccctcccaattcaagtttcaatttaattacatcctatatacaaatttaccaattatatacactttaggaattaaatgagcaTCCCTTTAattaggaatcaattatttttcatccttattctctctccctcctgcgtgctctctctctctctctctctctctctctctctattgagtattgttgcaaacaattggaaattctctctacgtctctctctatctctcaatccctaattccaATAATATAgagcaaagaaaaagagagcaacaattccaccattgacagtcattaaaaagttttgaagctttgaattcgaatttgaattttcaaaaatcattatttgtttggattgggtgttgttgcaaacaattgaaaTATTGTttagagtttatatctcaattttgagggtgttttggtgaagattagacttgattttgattgaatttcagattgaaactagaagaagaagaagaagacatgatatatattatacttacgaaattgtagtaaagttgtaggtaaattatattctgttgtttatatatatataatttaaatattgtatgaaagttgaacaatattgcataaaatttatatttaagttgtatgatattgtagttgtatataattgggtagaaataatgtatgaaagttgtagataagttgtataatatataattagttatataaaattttgtttttactatgtataaatcagatacaaaatatacaaaagacatattgtataaaatttgtataaaaattatatttaagtggtatgatattgtagttgtatataacggGGTAGAAATAATGTGCGAAAGTTGTAAATaaattgtagataagttgtataatatataattagttgtatgaaaaaGGTTCACATtgatattagaaaaataaatttgagttaaactaaaataaattttctaactttgAGTTGTTCGATTAATGACTTTCTATTACCTACACTAAGCTCAGTCACGGGATTTGACCGTTTGGTTTTCAATTTCGTCCTTGTTTCAATGTGAACCTTTTTCTCTGCCTCAAAAGGCGAAGGAGCAGGACTATCAACATCAGAACTTTTGCCAAAATTTCAAACGGTTTTCACAGGTAAAGAATACTACTACAGTAAATGTAACAAGTTCAGAGCAATTGACCAAACACTGAAACCTCTTGTGATTATTCTTTGATTTTTTTTCATGTTTGTGAGGTCATCTTCttctataataaataaatatttgttcACTTTTTCTAATATTAATTTGTAACAAGAAAATAACTTTGAATAGTTTATTGAGTAGACACATTTGTTCATGGATCCCAAGGGTTCAAAGCAGTCGCAGGAGGGATCCCGTACCAATATTCCggagagaagaaagagaagaggagaaaaaaaggaaaatggtgtaactaaatcccttgattgaaggcactaataatggattgagagccttttaaggtagaatgtatatattttgtagatAAAACTTGTTTAGGTCAGATAATTAACTAAACATGGacatttttaataataaaatttcaattaATGTATAGGAACGAAAAAATTCCCAGGTTATATAAACCATTGCTGTTTATATATGATAGCTGAAACATCATTAATTTGACAAGCACAAAAGTTGTCATGCTCTGAAATGCAGCTAGAGCTTTAATTACGGGCTGGCATAATTCAATAACTTTGGCCAAAATGCTCTTATTCTAGAAAAGTTATCTTTTCTAGAATTTAAATGTAACAGTCCAACTCGTTAGTAATATTGTGTGTTCTGGGCTTAGGCCTTCACGGGTTTAAAATGCGTCGCTAGAGTCTAAGATCTGTTTACTTATATACCTAATATTTTTTCCGTGTTTTGTCGACGTGGGATTCACCTAAATTCACACTAAAACTCAGAAATTCAAGTTGCTGGATCCGCCTTTAAATTCATGAGAATATTTGTTAGTAAATCCTTTTCACCCTACCAAACCTACAATTACAATCAACATCAGTGTTGTTTTAGTTTGTCACAAACGAAAACTCACGATTTTAATATATCACCTTCCAGGAGTACCTCGAAGAAAAGGAAAGCTTCATGATTAATGATTTGTTTTCTAACACACCAATCAGTTTATTCATATTGTAAAAATAAACAGATTTACTTTATATCTATTTTTTTCTATCACTAATTACAATTTAATTGGATATAACAAGCTGCTTATTTTCTTTGATGGATAAGGATAACCAACACAAGACACATACGTACAAATGAAAAGAGGCTACTAAAGAAAGCAATAGGAGTAATAAGTATTGAACTTATCTTTTATGCCCAAATATCCCCTATTCAAAATCATtactttgttattttttttttttggaggaaAAGATATAGGGTCAGTTTTATTCTTTTATTGCTGTAGGACCTATGTGTATGTGAAGGATTGAAATATCCCGAAGAATAATTTAGGCACAAAGcaaaaaattcaacaaaggttATATAGAAGAAATTTATCAAATTAGGGAGAGAACGTGGTAGGAGGCTTTTTGACAACTCATAAACTCTTGAATCTCTCTACATGATTAAAAATATGTAGCAACACCCCTATTTATAATACTACAAATCAAATTTGACTAAACTAACAAAACTTATTCCAATATAAAATTAGTAAACAAATCTAACTAGACACAAATTATATAAACTACCAAATCCAAGATAACTTaggaatactaattaatcttggtTTAATTTTCAACAGCCTCCCTTAAACCAAGATCTTCAAACTTGAGCGtgccatgaataacatcaagCCTTATAGAAGTCAAGTACCTTAGACTCTTCATCAATTTCCTAAAATATGTAGCATCAACAAAATCACGAGTGCCATCTTTAGTCAACTTCAATTTATCTTGAATATTGCTCATATATAATTTGTCTTTACTCATGGTAAATCccttcaaaatatcatcaatataattttcctttactttgaaATCATCTACTTCTCCAGTTGCCTTGCAGTTGGACTTGTACAACCATTCAACTCCAATTTGCCATTCTATAGGTTGTAGGGTAATGCCACCAATGGACATTTCGTCATGCTCCTTGAAACATGCAATCTCGAACAATGGCACGAAATTGATTGTATCTTCAATATCTATAATCATGTGTTCTGGTTCTAGATCGCAAGCTATTTCTGCCTCAATCTTAGGTAGATTGTTAGAAACTTTCTCTTGATGAACTATCTTGCTTCTTTCATTACTAGGTTCATCTTCAATACCATCAAATAATTTTTCTGTGAAACACCAACCACTTTTGGACGGGCATCCCTTGCAACCAAATCGTCCTTTTTAACAAGCGCAGAAATTTTTGACAGATCAATTTGAATATTATTTGACTTCTCTTCGCTTTCAATGGAATATCTATTACAACAAAAAGTTATATGTACTTTCTCTTCTTTTCTCCTCTATTTATGAATTTTGACCTTCTTGATTTATTTTCGCCATTATTTGTgtgctttctttttcttttggttgaTCATCATTTTCTTGCTATGCCTCATATGTCACCAGTTTCCTTTCTAAATAATTAAGTTTGAGAGTGCTAAGATCTTTGATAGCCCgaagaataatttttttgttgttaaactttaaACTGAGAGActgtaatatttttttaataattttaacttCTTCCAATACTTCTCTATTGATCCTTAGACCATTGACTATATCTTCAATTCTTGTAAAACATTCTTTGACAGACTCTGTTAGTCTCATATAAGCCAACTCAAATTGACTCTTAAACTCTTGCAGTTTCTCCGTCTTCGTGTCAGCAACTCTTTGATATGACTTCACCAAGATTGTCCAAGTCTCCTTTGATGACTTTTCATGCAAAACTTTTTTAGATACATGCAATTCGATCTTGATGGCGAGATAGTAACGTGCCTTATAATCTAAATGTCTATTTTTCTCTAATTGCATAGTTTCTTCAGCCGTTAGTATTGTGCCTTCCGGGGTTCCATGAATCCTTCGTCAATGATGGACCATAATCCAATAGCTTTACAGAAATTCTTCTTATGTTGATATCAAGTTTCAGAATTATTTTTGCCATCAAACACAAAAACGGGACAATGAGGTAATAGAATATCCATATTTTTTTTGGATCTCCTACCGGCTTAAACATGATCTCatataggctctgataccaatttgaagGAGTGAAATATCCCGAAGAATAATTTAGGCACAAGCAAAAAATTCAACAAAGGCTATATGGAAGAAATTTATCAAACTAGGGAGAGAATATGGTAGGAGGTTTTTTCACAACTCATAAACTCTAGAATCTCTCTACATCGTAACTACCTCTCCATGATTAAAAATAGGGAAAATGATCAAATATACCCCTATACTTTGATATATTGTTCATATTTACCCTCTGTTATACTATCGGGTCAAATCTACCCTCACCATTAGCAAAGTTTTCAAATTTACCCTCCAACCTAACGGAAATCCCCAAATCCCTTCTATTTAACGTAATTCTTCCTCACAAATCCGTCATCTCCTTCATGTGATACaccaaagaagaaaaaatatccaTATTATAGAAAATAGGAGTGTGGAGTTATAGCATAATTATTCCCCTTGTCTTTGGTTATGCTCAAACCATAAATGAAAGGCAGAATTCACAGTTTATGGGTATGTCTCCAACGGAATGAGGATGAGTGAAATACCGTAGataatttaaaagatatttatttgattcTTCAGGTGGTCGAAATGCATTCGCTTATGAAGTTGTTACtaatatttactattttttatgGACTACAGGTATAACAAGGCCGTAAGTATCAATGTAAATGCATTTCCTTTTGGATTTGGATTTAGCACGTCATTTGGTGCAAATTTTGCTTGCGCATGCACTTCTGCATGAAATTTACGACATATGATTCTATAGTATTGTTTGAGAAATCCTAAATTAAATAATCTGTTTAAGTTTATGTCCAGCTTCAGAACATCCTTTCAAAGGAATATTTACTAGTATTCTCATGCCTGGAGGTGCCGAGTTTGTTAAGTCGTCCTGCTCTAAATAATCAAGTGGAACAAGAAATCAACTTGTCGAGGATATTTTCTTCTCTGGTAGAGTACACGTAGGGATAAATAAATTTGTGAGAAAAAATTGTAGTAAATAGAAGGAATTTGGAATTTTGGGGCTTTCCGTTAGATTAGAGGGTAAATTTAAAAACTTTGCTAATGATGAGGGTAGATTTGACCCGATAGTATAACAAAGCGTAAATGTGAATAATATATCAATGTAAAGGGGGAATATT of Nicotiana tomentosiformis chromosome 7, ASM39032v3, whole genome shotgun sequence contains these proteins:
- the LOC138895543 gene encoding uncharacterized protein — translated: MQLEKNRHLDYKARYYLAIKIELHVSKKVLHEKSSKETWTILVKSYQRVADTKTEKLQEFKSQFELAYMRLTESVKECFTRIEDIVNGRFGCKGCPSKSGWCFTEKLFDGIEDEPSNERSKIVHQEKVSNNLPKIEAEIACDLEPEHMIIDIEDTINFVPLFEIACFKEHDEMSIGGITLQPIEWQIGVEWLYKSNCKATGEVDDFKVKENYIDDILKGFTMSKDKLYMSNIQDKLKLTKDGTRDFVDATYFRKLMKSLRYLTSIRLDVIHGTLKFEDLGLREAVEN